The following proteins are encoded in a genomic region of Cryptomeria japonica chromosome 11, Sugi_1.0, whole genome shotgun sequence:
- the LOC131036906 gene encoding putative receptor-like protein kinase At3g47110: MHPLFGTCFTLFLFLLPCTCKITDEQSLIEFKKFITLDPLNSLANWGPTIHFCNWTGVTCDSTGNRVQLLELGDMELGGSISPSIGNLSFLTQLDLHNNSFVGRIPEETGRLQRLKVLYLYTNLLEGSIPKNLTSCKELQELLLPDNQFTGTIPPELSMLTNLQDLSLGSNNISGKIPSSLGNLSYLESFYIADTGLEGHIPPELGKLSSLISFLLFENPRLTGPIPSSISNNSGLVELGLYSNNLTSTIPPELGKLSRLRVLYLWDNQLKGTIPPTIANCTQLIDLDLELNHLSGEVPLVLSRLSHLRFLSLSSNQLVSGSTLTIPILKALHNCTSLNKIWIDQNHLTGYLPEQLPTNLSLLVLDGNKITGSIPSFIANITNLGDLYLSSNLLTGSIPSSLRSLHKLQRLLLDNNNLEGNIPTEIGEMKSLGELSLSHNMLSGGIPVTIGRLQQLTHLVLNHNRFSGNVPASLGKCYNLQLLDLCNNQFTGRIPDEVASLANLQFYFNLSRNSFQGSLPLEIEKMIHVQAIDVSANRLKGKIPATLGSCEELEYLKLSSNEFEGPIPDSISELKSLVSMDLSSNKLSGLIPVTLKSLNMLQMLNFSFNNFSGEIPKEGIFKNLTGDSFMGNMFLCGEWVQLRPCPVRHTQPQDHNNRIRILAPVAGTVIFLFFCLLTLGLIYKRRKNKCDVHSEILPLKLVDDRGVSYQEIVKATDGFNEKNLIGSGSFGSVYKGIMADGRVAAFKLLNLQNGEAIKSFCRECKVLAEVRHRNLVKIISFCSEFTYKILVLEFMSKGNLETLLHSNIKSLTFIEILNIAIDVIHGLEYLHHDCFLQIVHCDIKPSNILMDEEMTAHVADFGISRIVCGVDTSTSESGSDSTLSLKGSMGYIAPEYGIGGKVSTRGDIYSYGIMLLEMVTRKSPTNEMFVGGLNLHKWVSMHFDNKLEEIVGIRMMKDIGENEINQCLIPLLFIGLECSKESPSERPTAREVAGVLKTIRKTHFDVKN; encoded by the exons ATGCATCCTCTGTTTGGAACGTGTTTTACTCTGTTTCTTTTTCTATTGCCTTGTACCTGCAAAATTACTGATGAGCAAAGTCTTATAGAGTTCAAGAAGTTTATCACTCTAGATCCTCTGAATTCCTTGGCCAATTGGGGCCCTACTATTCACTTCTGCAATTGGACTGGAGTTACTTGTGATTCAACAGGCAACAGGGTACAATTGCTTGAGCTGGGAGATATGGAATTAGGGGGTTCCATCTCTCCTTCAATTGGTAATCTCTCATTCCTCACACAACTTGATCTACATAACAACAGTTTTGTAGGCCGAATTCCGGAGGAAACAGGCAGACTTCAACGCCTAAAGGTTCTTTATCTTTACACCAATCTATTGGAGGGCTCCATTCCAAAGAATTTGACTTCCTGCAAGGAGTTACAAGAATTGTTACTCCCTGACAACCAGTTTACTGGAACAATTCCTCCAGAGCTAAGTATGCTTACAAATCTCCAAGACCTTTCGCTCGGCTCCAACAATATTTCTGGTAAAATCCCTTCCTCCTTAGGAAATCTCTCTTACCTAGAATCATTTTATATAGCAGATACCGGCCTTGAAGGTCACATTCCACCTGAATTAGGAAAGCTATCCAGCTTGATCTCTTTTCTGTTGTTTGAGAATCCTCGTTTAACAGGCCCTATTCCCTCGTCAATCTCAAACAATTCAGGATTAGTAGAACTGGGTCTTTATAGCAACAACTTGACTAGTACTATCCCACCTGAATTGGGCAAGCTCTCTCGCCTTAGAGTTCTATATCTATGGGACAATCAACTGAAAGGCACCATCCCACCCACAATTGCCAACTGTACACAACTGATTGACCTGGATTTGGAGCTCAATCATCTCAGTGGAGAAGTACCATTAGTGCTGAGCAGGCTTTCACATCTGCGATTCTTGAGCCTTTCATCTAATCAACTAGTCAGCGGGAGCACTCTCACCATCCCCATTCTTAAGGCCCTCCATAATTGCACTAGCCTCAATAAAATATGGATTGATCAAAATCATTTGACTGGATACTTGCCAGAGCAGCTCCCcacaaatctctctcttttggtacTAGATGGTAATAAGATAACAGGAAGTATACCTTCATTTATTGCCAACATAACCAATTTGGGAGATCTTTATTTGTCTTCCAATCTCCTTACAGGCAGCATCCCATCTTCTCTTAGAAGCCTTCATAAGTTGCAAAGACTTTTGTTGGACAACAACAACCTAGAAGGAAACATACCCACTGAGATTGGAGAAATGAAAAGCCTTGGAGAGCTATCACTGAGCCATAATATGCTTTCTGGAGGAATCCCTGTTACAATTGGTCGCCTTCAACAGTTAACACATCTTGTGCTTAACCACAACCGATTCTCCGGGAACGTCCCTGCAAGTTTGGGAAAATGTTACAATTTGCAATTGCTAGACCTCTGCAACAATCAGTTCACAGGACGTATCCCCGATGAAGTGGCCAGTCTTGCTAATTTACAGTTCTATTTCAATTTGTCCAGAAACTCATTTCAGGGATCTCTGCCTCTGGAAATCGAAAAGATGATTCATGTTCAAGCTATTGATGTTTCAGCTAACAGGTTAAAAGGTAAAATTCCAGCCACTCTgggaagctgtgaagaacttgaATATCTGAAGCtttcatcaaatgaatttgaaggcCCAATACCAGATTCTATCAGTGAGTTAAAAAGTCTTGTCAGTATGGATCTGTCTTCCAACAAACTTTCAGGTTTGATCCCTGTCACTCTAAAGTCGCTGAATATGCTTCAAATGTTGAATTTCTCTTTCAATAACTTCAGCGGAGAGATCCCAAAAGAAGGCATCTTTAAAAATTTGACAGGTGATTCATTTATGGGGAATATGTTTTTGTGTGGGGAATGGGTGCAATTACGTCCATGCCCTGTTCGCCATACTCAGCCTCAAGACcacaacaacagaattagaatattaGCACCAGTGGCAGGAACCGTTATTTTCCTATTCTTTTGTTTATTGACCTTGGGACTAATTTACAAGAGGCGCAAGAACAAATGTGATGTTCATAGTGAAATCTTGCCTCTGAAACTTGTGGATGACAGGGGGGTTTCCTATCAAGAAATTGTTAAAGCCACAGATGGATTTAACGAGAAAAACCTGATAGGGAGTGGTAGCTTTGGCTCAGTGTACAAGGGCATTATGGCTGATGGTAGAGTGGCCGCTTTCAAGCTTTTAAATTTGCAAAATGGGGAAGCCATCAAGAGCTTCTGCAGGGAATGCAAAGTGTTGGCAGAAGTCAGGCACAGGAATTTGGTAAAAATCATATCCTTCTGTTCGGAATTTACATACAAAATATTGGTTCTAGAGTTCATGTCTAAAGGAAATCTGGAGACACTTTTGCATTCTAATATTAAATCACTGACCTTCATTGAGATATTGAACATAGCAATCGATGTTATCCATGGATTAGAGTATCTCCACCATGACTGTTTTCTACAAATTGTACATTGTGATATAAAACCGAGCAACATTCTTATGGACGAGGAAATGACAGCACATGTAGCAGATTTTGGCATTTCCCGAATAGTTTGCGGTGTAGACACCAGTACCAGTGAGTCGGGAAGTGATTCCACTCTATCTCTGAAAGGATCCATGGGCTACATTGCACCAG AGTATGGAATTGGTGGGAAGGTATCCACGAGGGGTGATATTTACAGTTATGGTATTATGCTCTTGGAGATGGTAACCAGAAAGAGTCCAACTAATGAGATGTTTGTGGGAGGATTGAACCTCCACAAGTGGGTAAGCATGCATTTTGATAACAAAttggaggagattgttggcatcagaATGATGAAGGATATAGGagagaatgaaataaatcaatgcCTCATTCCTCTCCTATTTATTGGGTTAGAATGTTCGAAGGAGTCCCCTAGTGAAAGACCCACAGCTAGAGAGGTGGCAGGTGTATTGAAAACAATCAGGAAGACGCACTTTGATGTTAAAAATTAA